One part of the Terrimicrobium sacchariphilum genome encodes these proteins:
- a CDS encoding L,D-transpeptidase family protein → MNIRAVLALTATATLLIGGCANYDTRLTNSSVKYLGVGETVVSPEAKEDLAMRKSYWDGEGIDGAPSIVIDLTKQTASFYKGDKLVGVSAISSGREGYDTPTGNYKILQKNQNHVSNLYGDFVDASGNVVQKNVSSKDPCPPGAKFQGSPMPYFMRVSNAGVGMHQGFLPGVPDSHGCIRMPEKMVKIFWDNAPMGTPVTIIK, encoded by the coding sequence ATGAATATCCGTGCCGTCCTCGCACTCACCGCCACCGCAACTCTGCTGATCGGCGGCTGCGCCAATTACGATACCCGTCTCACGAACTCGTCCGTCAAGTACCTCGGCGTCGGCGAAACCGTTGTCAGTCCCGAGGCCAAGGAGGATCTCGCCATGCGGAAATCGTACTGGGATGGCGAAGGCATCGATGGCGCACCATCCATCGTCATTGACCTGACGAAGCAGACCGCCTCCTTCTACAAGGGTGACAAGCTCGTAGGAGTTTCCGCGATCTCGAGCGGTCGCGAGGGCTACGACACGCCTACGGGAAACTACAAGATCCTCCAGAAAAACCAGAATCATGTCTCCAATCTCTATGGCGACTTTGTGGATGCCTCGGGCAATGTCGTGCAGAAGAACGTAAGTTCCAAGGACCCCTGCCCTCCGGGAGCCAAGTTCCAGGGGTCCCCCATGCCTTACTTCATGCGCGTCTCCAACGCAGGCGTCGGCATGCACCAGGGCTTCCTCCCCGGCGTGCCCGACAGCCACGGCTGCATCCGCATGCCTGAAAAAATGGTAAAGATCTTCTGGGACAACGCCCCGATGGGCACCCCGGTTACGATCATCAAATAA
- a CDS encoding FmdB family zinc ribbon protein, translated as MPTYEYECKKCGKTFDVFQSMKDEPLTVCPDKKCKGKVKRLLGTGAGLIFKGSGFYITDYRSEGYKQAAKKDSSSSSSSSSSSSKSKPSKE; from the coding sequence ATGCCAACGTACGAATACGAATGCAAGAAGTGCGGAAAGACATTCGATGTCTTTCAGTCAATGAAGGACGAGCCTCTCACTGTTTGTCCTGACAAAAAGTGCAAGGGCAAGGTGAAGCGTCTGCTTGGCACCGGAGCCGGACTCATTTTCAAAGGAAGTGGGTTTTATATAACGGATTATCGCAGCGAGGGTTATAAGCAGGCGGCCAAAAAAGACTCCAGCAGCTCTTCGAGTTCGTCCTCGAGTAGTTCGAAGTCCAAACCATCGAAGGAATGA
- a CDS encoding zinc ribbon domain-containing protein, protein MSAALVCDQCGFHNDLTRVFCHNCGARLTSPPKEVAEAEAPAPAAGASVPGRMQIPPALGTTRVAGSSAPPPGSASTGSALAKFVRAIVATAIFAAMLAAMIQMARTPDGLPPAQIVNTAMADGVSSAVESAAKSGTGLVFKQAQINNFLAARIQALNDGTQAVYQPQFVRAFVRLGSGEYRLYVEETVMGWPVFLCLAQVPVASPQGLSKTDVGGWIGRLPIHPKLLPVVQRLVNPVGASALQAAPDFSKATSISVTPEQITVGYIGASQKPH, encoded by the coding sequence ATGAGTGCTGCGCTGGTTTGCGATCAGTGTGGATTTCATAACGACCTCACCCGGGTTTTTTGCCACAACTGCGGCGCTCGGCTGACCTCGCCACCCAAGGAAGTGGCTGAAGCGGAGGCTCCCGCGCCCGCTGCAGGAGCCTCGGTGCCGGGTCGTATGCAGATCCCTCCCGCTCTTGGGACCACTCGCGTCGCTGGATCATCGGCTCCTCCACCGGGATCGGCCTCGACTGGAAGCGCTTTGGCGAAATTTGTCCGGGCGATCGTCGCTACGGCGATATTTGCCGCCATGCTGGCTGCGATGATTCAGATGGCTCGGACTCCCGATGGCCTTCCGCCGGCGCAGATCGTTAATACGGCCATGGCCGATGGTGTTTCGTCTGCCGTGGAGTCGGCTGCCAAGTCAGGTACGGGACTGGTTTTCAAACAGGCTCAGATCAACAACTTTCTCGCGGCCAGGATCCAGGCGTTGAATGACGGAACGCAGGCGGTTTATCAGCCACAGTTTGTCAGGGCCTTCGTTCGGCTTGGAAGTGGGGAGTATCGCCTGTATGTCGAGGAGACAGTCATGGGATGGCCTGTTTTCCTCTGCCTCGCCCAAGTGCCGGTCGCTTCTCCGCAAGGCCTTTCGAAGACAGACGTTGGAGGGTGGATTGGCCGTTTGCCCATTCATCCGAAGCTATTACCAGTCGTGCAGCGATTGGTGAATCCCGTCGGAGCATCGGCATTACAGGCGGCTCCGGATTTTTCCAAGGCGACGTCGATTTCCGTGACCCCGGAGCAGATCACCGTGGGTTACATCGGAGCATCTCAGAAACCTCATTAG